A window of the Halichoerus grypus chromosome 2, mHalGry1.hap1.1, whole genome shotgun sequence genome harbors these coding sequences:
- the MINK1 gene encoding misshapen-like kinase 1 isoform X5 has protein sequence MGDPAPARSLDDIDLSALRDPAGIFELVEVVGNGTYGQVYKGRHVKTGQLAAIKVMDVTEDEEEEIKQEINMLKKYSHHRNIATYYGAFIKKSPPGNDDQLWLVMEFCGAGSVTDLVKNTKGNALKEDCIAYICREILRGLAHLHAHKVIHRDIKGQNVLLTENAEVKLVDFGVSAQLDRTVGRRNTFIGTPYWMAPEVIACDENPDATYDYRSDIWSLGITAIEMAEGAPPLCDMHPMRALFLIPRNPPPRLKSKKWSKKFTDFIDTCLIKTYLSRPPTEQLLKFPFIRDQPTERQVRIQLKDHIDRSRKKRGEKEETEYEYSGSEEEDDSHGEEGEPSSIMNVPGESTLRREFLRLQQENKSNSEALKQQLQQQQQRDPEAHIKHLLHQRQRRIEEQKEERRRVEEQQRREREQRKLQEKEQQRLGDMQALRREEERRQAEREQEYIRHRLEEEQRQLEILQQQLLQEQALLLEYKRKQLEEQRQSERLQRQLQQEHAYLKSLQQQQGLPADRKALYHYGRGAAPADKPAWAREVEERTRMNKQQNSPLAKTKPGSAGPEPPLPQASPGPPGPLSQTPPMQRPVEPQEGPHKSLVAHRVPLKPYAAPVPRSQSLQDQPTRNLAAFPASREPDPAVPTPTATPSARGAVIRQNSDPTSEGPGPSPNPPAWVRPDPEAPPKVPQRTSSIAAALNTSGAGGARPTQAVRASNPDLRRSDPGWERPEGALPSHGHLPQAGSLERNRVGASSKLDSSPVLSPGHKAKPEDHRSRPGRPASYKRAIGEDFVLLKERALDEAPRPPKKAMDYSSSSEEVESSEDEEESNGEPSEGSRDTPGARDGDTDSVSTMVVHDVEEMAGTQTPYGGGTMVVQRTPEEERGLLHADSNGYTNLPDVVQPSHSPTESGKGHSPPSKDGGGDYQSRGLVKAPGKSSFTMFVDLGIYQPGGSGDTIPITALVGGEGSRLDQLQYDVRKGSVVNVNPTNTRAHSETPEIRKYKKRFNSEILCAALWGVNLLVGTENGLMLLDRSGQGKVYGLIGRRRFQQMDVLEGLNLLITISGKRNKLRVYYLSWLRNKILHNDPEVEKKQGWTTVGDMEGCGHYRVVKYERIKFLVIALKSSVEVYAWAPKPYHKFMAFKSFADLPHRPLLVDLTVEEGQRLKVIYGSSAGFHAVDVDSGNSYDVYIPVHIQSQITPHAIIFLPNTDGMEMLLCYEDEGVYVNTYGRIIKDVVLQWGEMPTSVAYICSNQIMGWGEKAIEIRSVETGHLDGVFMHKRAQRLKFLCERNDKVFFASVRSGGSSQVYFMTLNRNCIMNW, from the exons GACCCCGCTGGAATCTTCGAGCTGGTGGAAGTGGTCGGCAATGGAACGTACGGACAGGTGTACAAG GGTCGGCACGTCAAGACTGGGCAGCTGGCTGCCATCAAGGTCATGGACGTCACGGAG gacgaggaggaggagatCAAACAGGAGATCAACATGCTGAAGAAATACTCTCACCACCGCAACATCGCCACCTACTATGGGGCCTTCATAAAGAAGAGCCCCCCCGGGAATGACGACCAGCTCTGG CTGGTGATGGAGTTCTGTGGTGCTGGTTCCGTGACAGACCTGGTAAAGAACACGAAAGGGAACGCTCTGAAGGAGGACTGTATCGCCTACATCTGCAGGGAGATTCTGCGG GGTCTGGCCCATCTCCATGCCCACAAGGTGATCCATCGGGACATCAAGGGGCAGAACGTGCTGCTGACAGAGAACGCCGAGGTCAAGCTAG TGGATTTTGGGGTGAGTGCTCAGCTGGATCGCACTGTGGGCAGGCGGAACACTTTCATCGGGACCCCCTACTGGATGGCCCCGGAGGTCATCGCCTGTGACGAGAACCCCGATGCCACCTACGATTACAGG aGTGACATTTGGTCTCTAGGAATCACAGCCATCGAGATGGCAGAGGGGGCCCCCC CTCTGTGCGACATGCATCCCATGCGAGCCCTCTTCCTCATCCCCCGGAACCCACCCCCCAGACTCAAGTCCAAGAAATG GTCTAAGAAGTTCACCGACTTCATTGACACGTGTCTCATCAAGACCTACCTGAGCCGCCCGCCCACGGAGCAGCTGCTCAAGTTCCCGTTCATCCGCGACCAGCCCACGGAGCGGCAGGTCCGCATCCAGCTCAAGGACCACATCGACCGCTCCCGGAAGAAGCGAGGCGAGAAAG AGGAGACGGAGTACGAGTACAGCGGCAGCGAGGAGGAGGACGACAGCCACGGGGAGGAAGGCGAGCCCAG CTCCATCATGAACGTGCCCGGGGAGTCGACGCTGCGCCGGGAGTTCCTGCGGCTGCAGCAGGAGAACAAGAGCAACTCGGAGGCCCTgaagcagcagctgcagcagcagcagcagcgcgACCCCGAGGCGCACATCAAGCACCTCCTGCACCAGCGCCAGCGCCGCATcgaggagcagaaggaggagcGGCGGCGCGTGGAGGAG CAACAGCGGCGGGAGCGGGAGCAGCGGAAGCTGCAGGAAAAGGAGCAGCAGAGGCTCGGGGACATGCAGGCCCTGCGGCGGGAGGAGGAGCGACGGCAGGCCGAGCGCGAGCAG gagtATATACGTCAcaggctggaggaggagcagcGGCAGCTCGAGATCCTCCAGCAACAGCTGCTCCAAGAACAGGCCCTGCTGCTG GAGTACAAGCGGAAGCAGCTGGAGGAGCAGCGGCAGTCGGAGCGGCTCCAGAGGCAGCTGCAGCAGGAGCACGCCTACCTCAAGTccctgcagcagcagcagggccTGCCCGCGGACAGGAAGGCCCTGTACCACTACGGCCGGGGCGCCGCTCCCGCCGACAAGCCGGCCTGGGCCCGAGAG GTCGAGGAGAGGACGAGGATGAACAAGCAGCAGAACTCCCCCTTGGCCAAGACCAAGCCCGGCAGCGCAGGGCccgagccccccctcccccaggcctccccagggCCCCCGGGCCCCCTTTCCCAAACTCCTCCTATGCAGAGGCCGGTGGAGCCCCAGGAGGGACCGCACAAG AGCCTGGTGGCGCACCGGGTCCCACTGAAGCCATATGCAGCGCCTGTACCCCGATCCCAGTCCCTGCAGGACCAGCCCACCCGAAACCTGgctgccttcccagcctcccgTGAGCCTGACCCCGCCGTCCCCACGCCCACTGCCACGCCCAGCGCCCGAGGAGCCGTCATCCGCCAGAATTCAGATCCCACCTCCGAAGGGCCCGGCCCCAGCCCGAACCCCCCAGCCTGGGTCCGGCCCGATCCTGAGGCCCCACCCAAG GTGCCTCAGAGGACCTCCTCCATCGCCGCCGCCCTCAACACCAGCGGGGCCGGAGGGGCCCGGCCCACTCAGGCTGTCCGTGCCAG CAACCCCGACCTCAGGAGGAGCGACCCTGGCTGGGAGCGCCCGGAAGGCGCCCTCCCATCTCATGGGCACCTGCCCCAGGCCGGCTCGCTGGAGCGGAACCGCGTGGGAG CCTCCTCCAAACTGGATAGCTCCCCCGTGCTCTCCCCCGGGCACAAGGCCAAGCCTGAGGACCACCGCTCCCGGCCAGGCCGGCCCGCA AGCTATAAGCGTGCCATCGGTGAG GATTTCGTGCTGTTGAAAGAGCGGGCCCTGGATGAGGCCCCGCGGCCTCCCAAGAAGGCCATGGACTACTCGTCGTCCAGCGAGGAGGTGGAGAGCAGCGAAGATGAGGAGGAAAGCAATGGCGAGCCATCCGAGGGGAGCAGAGACACCCCCGGGGCCCG TGACGGGGACACTGATAGCGTCAGCACCATGGTGGTCCACGATGTGGAGGAGATGGCCGGGACCCAGACCCCCTATGGGGGCGGCACCATGGTGGTCCAGCGC ACCCCCGAAGAGGAGCGAGGTCTGCTGCACGCGGACAGCAACGGCTACACCAACCTCCCCGACGTGGTCCAGCCCAGCCACTCGCCCACCGAGAGCGGCAAAGGTCACAGCCCCCCCTCGAAGGACGGAGGCGGCGAC TACCAGTCTCGCGGGCTGGTGAAGGCCCCTGGCAAGAGCTCATTCACGATGTTTGTGGACCTAGGCATCTACCAGCCTGGAGGCAGTGGGGACACCATCCCCATCACAG ccctggtggggggggagggcagccgGCTGGATCAGCTCCAGTACGACGTGCGGAAAGGCTCCGTGGTCAACGTGAACCCCACCAACACCCGTGCCCACAGCGAGACCCCCGAGATTCGGAAGTACAAGAAGCGGTTCAATTCAGAGATCCTCTGCGCGGCCCTATGGG GCGTCAACCTGCTGGTGGGCACGGAGAACGGCCTCATGCTGCTGGACCGGAGCGGGCAGGGCAAGGTGTACGGGCTCATCGGGCGGCGGCGCTTCCAGCAGATGGACGTGCTGGAAGGGCTCAACCTGCTCATCACCATCTCAG GGAAAAGGAATAAACTGCGGGTGTATTACCTGTCTTGGCTCCGGAACAAGATTCTGCACAATGACCCAGAAGTGGAGAAGAAGCAGGGCTGGACCACCGTGGGGGACATGGAGGGCTGCGGGCACTACCGCGTGG tgAAATACGAGCGCATTAAGTTCCTGGTCATCGCCCTCAAGAGCTCCGTGGAGGTGTACGCCTGGGCGCCCAAGCCCTACCACAAGTTCATGGCCTTCAAG TCCTTCGCCGACCTCCCTCACCGCCCCCTGCTGGTCGACCTGACAGTGGAAGAGGGTCAGCGGCTCAAGGTCATTTATGGCTCCAGCGCGGGCTTCCACGCCGTGGACGTGGACTCGGGAAACAGCTACGACGTCTACATCCCCGTGCAC ATCCAGAGCCAGATCACGCCGCACGCCATCATCTTCCTCCCCAACACCGACGGCATGGAGATGCTGCTTTGCTACGAGGACGAGGGCGTCTACGTCAACACGTACGGGCGGATCATCAAGGACGTGGTGCTGCAGTGGGGAGAGATGCCCACCTCCGTGG CCTACATCTGCTCCAACCAGATCATGGGCTGGGGCGAGAAAGCCATTGAGATCCGCTCGGTGGAGACGGGCCACCTGGACGGCGTCTTCATGCACAAACGGGCGCAGAGGCTCAAGTTCCTGTGCGAGCGGAACGACAAG GTGTTTTTCGCCTCAGTGCGCTCCGGGGGCAGCAGCCAGGTTTACTTCATGACGCTGAACCGTAACTGCATCATGAACTGGTGA
- the MINK1 gene encoding misshapen-like kinase 1 isoform X2: MGDPAPARSLDDIDLSALRDPAGIFELVEVVGNGTYGQVYKGRHVKTGQLAAIKVMDVTEDEEEEIKQEINMLKKYSHHRNIATYYGAFIKKSPPGNDDQLWLVMEFCGAGSVTDLVKNTKGNALKEDCIAYICREILRGLAHLHAHKVIHRDIKGQNVLLTENAEVKLVDFGVSAQLDRTVGRRNTFIGTPYWMAPEVIACDENPDATYDYRSDIWSLGITAIEMAEGAPPLCDMHPMRALFLIPRNPPPRLKSKKWSKKFTDFIDTCLIKTYLSRPPTEQLLKFPFIRDQPTERQVRIQLKDHIDRSRKKRGEKEETEYEYSGSEEEDDSHGEEGEPSSIMNVPGESTLRREFLRLQQENKSNSEALKQQLQQQQQRDPEAHIKHLLHQRQRRIEEQKEERRRVEEQQRREREQRKLQEKEQQRLGDMQALRREEERRQAEREQEYIRHRLEEEQRQLEILQQQLLQEQALLLEYKRKQLEEQRQSERLQRQLQQEHAYLKSLQQQQGLPADRKALYHYGRGAAPADKPAWAREVEERTRMNKQQNSPLAKTKPGSAGPEPPLPQASPGPPGPLSQTPPMQRPVEPQEGPHKSLVAHRVPLKPYAAPVPRSQSLQDQPTRNLAAFPASREPDPAVPTPTATPSARGAVIRQNSDPTSEGPGPSPNPPAWVRPDPEAPPKVPQRTSSIAAALNTSGAGGARPTQAVRARPRSNSAWQIYLQRRAERGTPKPPGPPAQPPGPPNACSNPDLRRSDPGWERPEGALPSHGHLPQAGSLERNRVGASSKLDSSPVLSPGHKAKPEDHRSRPGRPADFVLLKERALDEAPRPPKKAMDYSSSSEEVESSEDEEESNGEPSEGSRDTPGARDGDTDSVSTMVVHDVEEMAGTQTPYGGGTMVVQRTPEEERGLLHADSNGYTNLPDVVQPSHSPTESGKGHSPPSKDGGGDYQSRGLVKAPGKSSFTMFVDLGIYQPGGSGDTIPITALVGGEGSRLDQLQYDVRKGSVVNVNPTNTRAHSETPEIRKYKKRFNSEILCAALWGVNLLVGTENGLMLLDRSGQGKVYGLIGRRRFQQMDVLEGLNLLITISGKRNKLRVYYLSWLRNKILHNDPEVEKKQGWTTVGDMEGCGHYRVVKYERIKFLVIALKSSVEVYAWAPKPYHKFMAFKSFADLPHRPLLVDLTVEEGQRLKVIYGSSAGFHAVDVDSGNSYDVYIPVHIQSQITPHAIIFLPNTDGMEMLLCYEDEGVYVNTYGRIIKDVVLQWGEMPTSVAYICSNQIMGWGEKAIEIRSVETGHLDGVFMHKRAQRLKFLCERNDKVFFASVRSGGSSQVYFMTLNRNCIMNW, from the exons GACCCCGCTGGAATCTTCGAGCTGGTGGAAGTGGTCGGCAATGGAACGTACGGACAGGTGTACAAG GGTCGGCACGTCAAGACTGGGCAGCTGGCTGCCATCAAGGTCATGGACGTCACGGAG gacgaggaggaggagatCAAACAGGAGATCAACATGCTGAAGAAATACTCTCACCACCGCAACATCGCCACCTACTATGGGGCCTTCATAAAGAAGAGCCCCCCCGGGAATGACGACCAGCTCTGG CTGGTGATGGAGTTCTGTGGTGCTGGTTCCGTGACAGACCTGGTAAAGAACACGAAAGGGAACGCTCTGAAGGAGGACTGTATCGCCTACATCTGCAGGGAGATTCTGCGG GGTCTGGCCCATCTCCATGCCCACAAGGTGATCCATCGGGACATCAAGGGGCAGAACGTGCTGCTGACAGAGAACGCCGAGGTCAAGCTAG TGGATTTTGGGGTGAGTGCTCAGCTGGATCGCACTGTGGGCAGGCGGAACACTTTCATCGGGACCCCCTACTGGATGGCCCCGGAGGTCATCGCCTGTGACGAGAACCCCGATGCCACCTACGATTACAGG aGTGACATTTGGTCTCTAGGAATCACAGCCATCGAGATGGCAGAGGGGGCCCCCC CTCTGTGCGACATGCATCCCATGCGAGCCCTCTTCCTCATCCCCCGGAACCCACCCCCCAGACTCAAGTCCAAGAAATG GTCTAAGAAGTTCACCGACTTCATTGACACGTGTCTCATCAAGACCTACCTGAGCCGCCCGCCCACGGAGCAGCTGCTCAAGTTCCCGTTCATCCGCGACCAGCCCACGGAGCGGCAGGTCCGCATCCAGCTCAAGGACCACATCGACCGCTCCCGGAAGAAGCGAGGCGAGAAAG AGGAGACGGAGTACGAGTACAGCGGCAGCGAGGAGGAGGACGACAGCCACGGGGAGGAAGGCGAGCCCAG CTCCATCATGAACGTGCCCGGGGAGTCGACGCTGCGCCGGGAGTTCCTGCGGCTGCAGCAGGAGAACAAGAGCAACTCGGAGGCCCTgaagcagcagctgcagcagcagcagcagcgcgACCCCGAGGCGCACATCAAGCACCTCCTGCACCAGCGCCAGCGCCGCATcgaggagcagaaggaggagcGGCGGCGCGTGGAGGAG CAACAGCGGCGGGAGCGGGAGCAGCGGAAGCTGCAGGAAAAGGAGCAGCAGAGGCTCGGGGACATGCAGGCCCTGCGGCGGGAGGAGGAGCGACGGCAGGCCGAGCGCGAGCAG gagtATATACGTCAcaggctggaggaggagcagcGGCAGCTCGAGATCCTCCAGCAACAGCTGCTCCAAGAACAGGCCCTGCTGCTG GAGTACAAGCGGAAGCAGCTGGAGGAGCAGCGGCAGTCGGAGCGGCTCCAGAGGCAGCTGCAGCAGGAGCACGCCTACCTCAAGTccctgcagcagcagcagggccTGCCCGCGGACAGGAAGGCCCTGTACCACTACGGCCGGGGCGCCGCTCCCGCCGACAAGCCGGCCTGGGCCCGAGAG GTCGAGGAGAGGACGAGGATGAACAAGCAGCAGAACTCCCCCTTGGCCAAGACCAAGCCCGGCAGCGCAGGGCccgagccccccctcccccaggcctccccagggCCCCCGGGCCCCCTTTCCCAAACTCCTCCTATGCAGAGGCCGGTGGAGCCCCAGGAGGGACCGCACAAG AGCCTGGTGGCGCACCGGGTCCCACTGAAGCCATATGCAGCGCCTGTACCCCGATCCCAGTCCCTGCAGGACCAGCCCACCCGAAACCTGgctgccttcccagcctcccgTGAGCCTGACCCCGCCGTCCCCACGCCCACTGCCACGCCCAGCGCCCGAGGAGCCGTCATCCGCCAGAATTCAGATCCCACCTCCGAAGGGCCCGGCCCCAGCCCGAACCCCCCAGCCTGGGTCCGGCCCGATCCTGAGGCCCCACCCAAG GTGCCTCAGAGGACCTCCTCCATCGCCGCCGCCCTCAACACCAGCGGGGCCGGAGGGGCCCGGCCCACTCAGGCTGTCCGTGCCAG ACCTCGCAGCAACTCCGCCTGGCAAATCTATCTGCAAAGGCGGGCAGAGCGGGGCACCCCCAAGCCTCCAGGGCCCCCCGCTCAGCCCCCTGGCCCGCCCAACGCCTGTAG CAACCCCGACCTCAGGAGGAGCGACCCTGGCTGGGAGCGCCCGGAAGGCGCCCTCCCATCTCATGGGCACCTGCCCCAGGCCGGCTCGCTGGAGCGGAACCGCGTGGGAG CCTCCTCCAAACTGGATAGCTCCCCCGTGCTCTCCCCCGGGCACAAGGCCAAGCCTGAGGACCACCGCTCCCGGCCAGGCCGGCCCGCA GATTTCGTGCTGTTGAAAGAGCGGGCCCTGGATGAGGCCCCGCGGCCTCCCAAGAAGGCCATGGACTACTCGTCGTCCAGCGAGGAGGTGGAGAGCAGCGAAGATGAGGAGGAAAGCAATGGCGAGCCATCCGAGGGGAGCAGAGACACCCCCGGGGCCCG TGACGGGGACACTGATAGCGTCAGCACCATGGTGGTCCACGATGTGGAGGAGATGGCCGGGACCCAGACCCCCTATGGGGGCGGCACCATGGTGGTCCAGCGC ACCCCCGAAGAGGAGCGAGGTCTGCTGCACGCGGACAGCAACGGCTACACCAACCTCCCCGACGTGGTCCAGCCCAGCCACTCGCCCACCGAGAGCGGCAAAGGTCACAGCCCCCCCTCGAAGGACGGAGGCGGCGAC TACCAGTCTCGCGGGCTGGTGAAGGCCCCTGGCAAGAGCTCATTCACGATGTTTGTGGACCTAGGCATCTACCAGCCTGGAGGCAGTGGGGACACCATCCCCATCACAG ccctggtggggggggagggcagccgGCTGGATCAGCTCCAGTACGACGTGCGGAAAGGCTCCGTGGTCAACGTGAACCCCACCAACACCCGTGCCCACAGCGAGACCCCCGAGATTCGGAAGTACAAGAAGCGGTTCAATTCAGAGATCCTCTGCGCGGCCCTATGGG GCGTCAACCTGCTGGTGGGCACGGAGAACGGCCTCATGCTGCTGGACCGGAGCGGGCAGGGCAAGGTGTACGGGCTCATCGGGCGGCGGCGCTTCCAGCAGATGGACGTGCTGGAAGGGCTCAACCTGCTCATCACCATCTCAG GGAAAAGGAATAAACTGCGGGTGTATTACCTGTCTTGGCTCCGGAACAAGATTCTGCACAATGACCCAGAAGTGGAGAAGAAGCAGGGCTGGACCACCGTGGGGGACATGGAGGGCTGCGGGCACTACCGCGTGG tgAAATACGAGCGCATTAAGTTCCTGGTCATCGCCCTCAAGAGCTCCGTGGAGGTGTACGCCTGGGCGCCCAAGCCCTACCACAAGTTCATGGCCTTCAAG TCCTTCGCCGACCTCCCTCACCGCCCCCTGCTGGTCGACCTGACAGTGGAAGAGGGTCAGCGGCTCAAGGTCATTTATGGCTCCAGCGCGGGCTTCCACGCCGTGGACGTGGACTCGGGAAACAGCTACGACGTCTACATCCCCGTGCAC ATCCAGAGCCAGATCACGCCGCACGCCATCATCTTCCTCCCCAACACCGACGGCATGGAGATGCTGCTTTGCTACGAGGACGAGGGCGTCTACGTCAACACGTACGGGCGGATCATCAAGGACGTGGTGCTGCAGTGGGGAGAGATGCCCACCTCCGTGG CCTACATCTGCTCCAACCAGATCATGGGCTGGGGCGAGAAAGCCATTGAGATCCGCTCGGTGGAGACGGGCCACCTGGACGGCGTCTTCATGCACAAACGGGCGCAGAGGCTCAAGTTCCTGTGCGAGCGGAACGACAAG GTGTTTTTCGCCTCAGTGCGCTCCGGGGGCAGCAGCCAGGTTTACTTCATGACGCTGAACCGTAACTGCATCATGAACTGGTGA